In Flagellatimonas centrodinii, a single window of DNA contains:
- a CDS encoding sulfotransferase family protein, with translation MTLTPDALLAEAREQTGGLRDFGDARFRPGLEALCTALNTEARLSEMGAGIFRQKLVTQLANRLRVEAAFSAHPEIANETVDAPVVIVGLPRTGTTKLHRLLSRDPRFSWMAFWESQFPVPFPGEALAAPTARIQAAREMVDMMTTAMPKLTAIHPMNADEADEEVMLMEHSFMSAFNAYADIPGYDRWLDAQDQTPAYDYLRRMLQFLQWQQRQRGKTPGRWVLKAPHHLLRMHLLLKVFPGVQVILTHRDPVQSIPSIASFIHTLWGIYSAEANAHAAGRTWHDLMHRALYHTMDVRQTAPGQFLDVDFRDTVKQPMAVVEKIYDFIGLPRDADAEARMRAWLVEDEKTHQGGHDYSAPQFGLTDDGIRDAFAEYRAQHIKA, from the coding sequence ATGACCCTCACCCCTGATGCGCTGCTGGCGGAGGCCCGTGAACAGACCGGCGGCCTGCGTGATTTCGGCGATGCCCGCTTCCGTCCCGGCCTGGAGGCGCTGTGTACGGCGCTGAACACCGAGGCGCGGCTGTCGGAGATGGGCGCCGGCATCTTTCGCCAGAAGCTGGTGACCCAGCTGGCCAACCGGCTGCGGGTGGAAGCGGCATTTTCCGCCCACCCCGAGATCGCCAACGAGACCGTCGACGCACCAGTGGTGATCGTCGGCCTGCCACGCACCGGCACCACCAAGCTGCACCGGCTGCTGTCGCGCGACCCGCGCTTTTCGTGGATGGCGTTCTGGGAGTCGCAGTTCCCGGTGCCGTTCCCCGGCGAGGCATTGGCAGCGCCCACCGCCCGCATCCAGGCGGCACGCGAGATGGTCGACATGATGACCACCGCCATGCCCAAGCTCACCGCCATCCATCCGATGAATGCGGACGAGGCCGACGAGGAAGTGATGCTGATGGAGCACAGCTTCATGAGCGCCTTCAACGCCTATGCCGACATCCCCGGCTATGACCGCTGGCTGGATGCGCAGGACCAGACCCCCGCCTACGACTATCTGCGCCGCATGCTGCAGTTCCTGCAATGGCAGCAGCGGCAGCGCGGCAAGACCCCCGGTCGCTGGGTGCTGAAGGCGCCGCACCACCTGCTGCGCATGCATCTGCTGCTGAAGGTGTTCCCCGGCGTGCAGGTGATCCTCACCCACCGCGACCCGGTGCAGAGCATCCCGTCGATTGCCAGCTTCATCCACACCCTGTGGGGCATCTACAGCGCCGAGGCCAATGCGCATGCCGCCGGCCGCACCTGGCACGACCTGATGCACCGCGCGCTCTACCACACCATGGACGTGCGCCAGACCGCGCCGGGACAGTTCCTCGATGTCGATTTCCGCGACACCGTGAAACAGCCGATGGCGGTGGTTGAAAAGATCTACGACTTCATCGGCCTGCCACGCGACGCCGACGCCGAAGCCCGCATGCGCGCCTGGCTGGTGGAGGACGAGAAGACCCACCAGGGCGGCCACGACTACAGCGCCCCGCAGTTCGGCCTGACCGATGACGGCATTCGCGATGCTTTTGCCGAGTATCGGGCTCAACACATCAAAGCCTAG
- a CDS encoding DUF1302 domain-containing protein, translated as MGALAGRFGGVGVGVVMAVFSGNAMAGSFSLLGLDASYKLSLGYSLAVRMGDQASALVNAPVDPLQPQVLPSGQAIGFTHTGLSTTINLDDGNRNFDKYSPINNRLTSFGEFSLRKGNFGIVTSGAAFYDFAFQSTNDNDSPDTINKRNGPVDEFHPDAVSTNGERARVLEAYAFADFYLTDDIALNLRFGKQLVAWGESLFFPGIVSAQGPNDATKAFVPGAEIKEILLPAHQASFQLQMGFNYTLMGFYQLHFKPTEVFPVGDFFSVADVVGPGAEFAHGSINPASGAGCPGLLDLDPLPLDLSQLCMLATPVGALLNSEDTIKTIRGPDIIPDKDGQWGIGLKAQITDSTTLGFYHLRYHNHNPTVQLNFGFAPLGELPNGTPVTTALINQEVPVTYQIRYFDDITMNAVSFSTTLFGLNVGGEVIYREDIDLPVAAAVSGVISPIYSRGNTIQSNLSAIFVTNPRFWIYDEVAVAAETSFLYVDEVQAIDARPGLVPLGDGDTLFYDQKAAAYQFLVLPKGRNVFPGWDIGTPISVAHAFYNYASSAGTFGSLFGEGDVRLGLQVIAQYLQNLEFAVGYNWFLGDPGALVGDSPIPANAVADREYATFTIKYSL; from the coding sequence ATGGGCGCGTTGGCAGGCCGTTTCGGTGGTGTCGGGGTCGGGGTGGTGATGGCGGTGTTTTCGGGCAATGCCATGGCCGGCAGTTTCAGTCTGTTGGGGCTGGATGCCTCCTACAAGTTGTCGTTGGGCTACAGCCTGGCGGTGCGCATGGGCGATCAGGCCAGCGCCCTGGTGAATGCACCGGTGGACCCGTTGCAGCCGCAGGTGCTGCCCTCGGGCCAGGCCATTGGATTTACCCATACCGGCTTGTCGACCACCATCAACCTGGATGACGGCAACCGCAACTTCGACAAGTATTCGCCGATCAACAACCGCCTGACCTCGTTCGGCGAGTTCTCGCTGCGCAAGGGCAATTTCGGCATCGTCACCTCGGGGGCGGCGTTCTACGATTTCGCCTTCCAGTCCACCAACGACAACGATTCGCCTGACACCATCAACAAGCGAAACGGTCCGGTTGACGAATTCCACCCGGACGCGGTCAGCACCAATGGCGAACGGGCGCGGGTGCTGGAAGCCTACGCCTTTGCCGATTTCTACCTGACCGACGACATTGCGCTGAACCTGCGCTTCGGCAAGCAGCTGGTGGCCTGGGGCGAGAGTCTGTTCTTCCCCGGTATCGTGTCGGCCCAGGGCCCCAACGATGCCACCAAGGCGTTCGTCCCGGGGGCCGAGATCAAGGAGATCCTGCTGCCGGCACACCAGGCCTCGTTCCAGTTGCAGATGGGGTTCAACTACACGCTGATGGGGTTCTATCAGTTGCACTTCAAGCCGACCGAGGTGTTCCCGGTGGGCGACTTCTTCTCGGTGGCCGACGTGGTCGGACCGGGCGCCGAATTCGCGCATGGCTCGATCAACCCGGCCAGTGGTGCCGGCTGCCCGGGTCTGCTCGATCTCGATCCGCTGCCGCTGGATCTCAGCCAGCTGTGCATGCTGGCGACGCCCGTGGGCGCGCTGCTGAACTCCGAGGACACCATCAAGACCATTCGCGGGCCGGACATCATTCCCGACAAGGATGGCCAGTGGGGGATCGGCCTCAAGGCACAGATCACCGACAGCACCACGCTGGGGTTCTACCATCTGCGGTATCACAACCATAATCCGACGGTGCAGCTGAACTTCGGATTTGCGCCGCTGGGCGAACTGCCGAACGGCACGCCGGTGACCACCGCGCTGATCAACCAGGAAGTCCCGGTCACCTACCAGATCCGCTACTTCGACGACATCACCATGAACGCGGTCAGTTTCTCGACGACCCTGTTCGGTCTGAATGTCGGCGGCGAGGTGATCTACCGCGAGGACATCGACCTGCCGGTGGCGGCCGCGGTCTCCGGGGTGATCAGCCCGATCTACTCGCGCGGCAACACCATCCAGTCGAACCTGTCGGCGATCTTCGTGACCAATCCGCGCTTCTGGATCTACGACGAAGTCGCCGTGGCGGCGGAAACCTCCTTCCTCTACGTCGACGAGGTTCAGGCCATCGATGCACGACCCGGGCTGGTGCCGCTGGGCGACGGTGACACCCTGTTCTACGACCAGAAAGCCGCCGCCTACCAGTTCCTGGTGCTGCCGAAGGGCCGCAACGTGTTCCCGGGTTGGGACATCGGTACGCCGATCTCGGTGGCGCACGCCTTCTACAACTATGCCTCCAGTGCCGGCACCTTCGGCTCGCTGTTCGGCGAGGGCGATGTTCGCCTCGGCCTGCAGGTCATTGCGCAGTACCTGCAGAACCTGGAATTCGCGGTGGGGTACAACTGGTTCCTCGGCGACCCGGGCGCGCTGGTCGGCGACAGTCCGATCCCCGCCAACGCCGTGGCGGACCGCGAGTACGCCACCTTCACCATCAAGTACAGCCTGTAG
- a CDS encoding WS/DGAT/MGAT family O-acyltransferase — protein MQYLSTLDAAFLRMESPRTPMHVGALMTFRLPPKAPRDFFQRLLSRMREHPFMPAPFGYRLSQTALSKLAPAWVESPVDMDYHLRHSALPYPGGERELGILVARLHSHPLDLNRPLWEAHLIEGLEDNRFALYFKAHHCAIDGMGAMRMVQRWLSTDPNDTRADGPWVLAEKPPKARPPSAVPSLGQRLARPVSLAGHQVRSLGDLGKAIFQMSRGDDSPTRAALSTPRSLFNVPVSAQRRLGTQILSLDRLKAVASAGNASTNEVLLAVCGGAIRRYLVEQGNVPDKPLLASVPMGLIRPDGKAGNAVAGFVCPLGTHIDDPRERLGAVSRVSSRAKRELSAMPQTALNQLALLGLSPLILGQMTGLLPKLPPFFNFVISNVVLSKQPLYLMGAELEAMYPVSFLFDGYAINITLVGYCDRVAVGFLGCREAIPSLQRLAVYTGDALTELEKAFGIAPPKAPARPRAKTAKKAKPSAPTPRRKTARKSP, from the coding sequence ATGCAGTACCTCAGCACACTGGATGCCGCCTTTCTGCGGATGGAATCACCACGCACGCCGATGCACGTCGGCGCCCTGATGACCTTCCGGCTGCCGCCCAAGGCGCCGCGTGACTTCTTCCAGCGACTGCTGTCGCGCATGCGCGAGCATCCCTTCATGCCGGCACCGTTCGGCTACCGGCTGTCGCAGACCGCGCTGTCGAAGCTGGCGCCGGCCTGGGTGGAAAGCCCGGTCGACATGGACTACCACCTGCGCCACTCGGCCCTGCCTTACCCGGGAGGCGAACGCGAGCTGGGGATTCTGGTCGCCCGACTGCACTCGCACCCGCTCGACCTCAACCGGCCGCTGTGGGAAGCGCACCTGATCGAGGGGCTCGAAGACAACCGCTTTGCCCTCTACTTCAAGGCCCACCACTGCGCCATCGACGGCATGGGCGCGATGCGCATGGTGCAACGCTGGCTGTCGACCGATCCGAACGACACCCGTGCCGACGGCCCCTGGGTGCTCGCCGAGAAACCGCCGAAGGCCCGCCCACCGAGCGCGGTGCCCAGCCTCGGCCAGCGTCTGGCCCGCCCGGTCAGCCTGGCCGGCCATCAGGTGCGATCACTGGGGGACCTCGGCAAGGCCATTTTCCAGATGAGCCGCGGCGACGACAGCCCCACCCGCGCCGCCTTGTCGACGCCCCGCAGCCTGTTCAACGTGCCCGTCAGCGCGCAACGGCGCCTGGGCACCCAGATTCTCTCGCTGGACCGGCTGAAAGCCGTGGCCAGCGCCGGCAACGCCTCCACCAATGAAGTGCTGCTGGCGGTCTGCGGCGGCGCCATCCGTCGCTATCTGGTGGAGCAGGGCAATGTGCCCGACAAACCGCTGCTGGCGTCGGTACCGATGGGCCTGATCCGCCCCGACGGCAAGGCCGGTAATGCGGTCGCCGGCTTCGTCTGTCCGCTGGGCACGCACATCGATGACCCGCGCGAGCGACTGGGCGCCGTCTCTCGGGTCAGCAGCCGCGCCAAACGCGAACTGTCGGCGATGCCGCAGACCGCGCTGAATCAGCTGGCGTTGCTGGGGCTGTCGCCGCTGATCCTCGGCCAGATGACCGGCCTGCTGCCGAAGCTGCCGCCGTTCTTCAACTTCGTGATTTCCAATGTCGTCCTCAGCAAGCAGCCGCTGTATCTGATGGGCGCCGAACTGGAAGCGATGTACCCGGTGTCGTTCCTGTTCGACGGCTACGCCATCAACATCACCCTGGTCGGCTACTGCGACCGTGTGGCCGTCGGCTTCCTCGGCTGCCGCGAAGCCATCCCCAGCCTGCAGCGGCTGGCGGTATACACCGGAGACGCGCTGACCGAGCTGGAAAAGGCCTTTGGGATCGCGCCTCCGAAAGCACCCGCCCGCCCACGCGCCAAGACCGCAAAGAAGGCCAAGCCCTCGGCGCCGACGCCGCGACGCAAGACCGCCAGAAAGTCGCCATAG
- a CDS encoding TetR/AcrR family transcriptional regulator, with protein sequence MARTRAFDEDHALERALSAFWTNGYKATSLDQLLAATGLSKSSLYDTFGSKRQLLVSCLDRYDAMLREGILAPLLQPGASRPAIEAALRRCVHQAIQPEGVRGCFANNCLTELATVDAELQNAARAVRQRLEAALMQAVRHGQADGSIGTAESPRALARFLVNTVTGLNLAAKAQPGRAALEDIVRVALRVLD encoded by the coding sequence ATGGCCCGTACCCGTGCCTTTGATGAAGACCACGCGCTCGAACGGGCGCTTTCGGCGTTTTGGACCAACGGCTACAAGGCCACGTCGCTTGATCAACTGCTGGCTGCCACCGGACTGAGCAAGAGCAGCCTGTACGACACCTTCGGCAGCAAGCGTCAGTTGCTGGTGAGCTGTCTCGATCGCTACGACGCGATGCTGCGCGAAGGCATCCTGGCGCCGCTGCTGCAGCCCGGCGCCAGTCGTCCGGCGATTGAGGCGGCCCTGCGCCGCTGCGTCCACCAGGCCATACAGCCCGAGGGGGTGCGGGGCTGCTTTGCCAACAATTGCCTCACCGAGCTGGCGACGGTAGATGCCGAATTGCAGAACGCCGCACGTGCCGTACGCCAGCGTTTGGAAGCCGCGCTGATGCAGGCCGTCCGGCACGGGCAGGCCGACGGCAGCATCGGCACCGCCGAATCGCCCCGTGCGCTGGCGCGATTTCTCGTTAATACCGTGACCGGACTCAATCTCGCGGCCAAGGCACAGCCCGGGCGGGCAGCGCTGGAAGACATCGTGCGGGTGGCACTGCGCGTACTCGATTGA
- a CDS encoding DUF1214 domain-containing protein, whose amino-acid sequence MADSAARDAVVDGRVWADFCDHLKRAGEQILRPEAPVSELDRAEGFRYLTRLLRIGLDMHLEFADPEAPGFLAPSHETAKIGADNPDNLYLMGRIDGRHEYLIRGERGTVDYLSFGSQKGGYETDGKMTQTGFLDAADLDCDADGRFEIVLSQTPPARNGLKLEADSNAVIVRQTFRDRSAEQPARMTIHRRDGGAPQPLTAERLATSLSRTAHFVEGTARLFADWAQSYLPRTNELPPADQALCQRVGGDPNIFYYHAYWALRPDEVLVIHLPRIPDCRFWNLQINNWWMESLDYRYHRIHHNAHSATPNADGSVTLVLSHDDLPHPNRLETTGHDRGTMCLRWVGACEPVHPETRVMTRAAFLDETRA is encoded by the coding sequence ATGGCTGATTCAGCCGCCCGCGATGCCGTGGTCGACGGCCGCGTCTGGGCAGACTTCTGCGACCACCTGAAGCGGGCCGGCGAGCAGATCCTGCGCCCGGAGGCGCCGGTGAGCGAGCTGGACCGCGCCGAGGGCTTTCGCTATCTCACCCGCCTGCTGCGCATCGGCCTCGACATGCACCTGGAGTTTGCCGACCCGGAGGCGCCGGGCTTTCTCGCGCCCTCGCACGAGACCGCCAAGATCGGCGCCGACAACCCGGACAACCTCTACCTCATGGGCCGCATCGATGGCCGCCACGAATACCTGATCCGCGGTGAACGCGGCACGGTGGACTACCTCAGCTTCGGCAGCCAGAAGGGCGGCTACGAAACCGACGGCAAGATGACGCAGACCGGCTTTCTCGACGCGGCCGACCTCGACTGCGACGCCGACGGTCGCTTCGAGATCGTGCTCAGCCAGACGCCGCCCGCCCGCAACGGGCTGAAGCTGGAAGCCGACAGCAATGCGGTGATCGTGCGCCAGACCTTCCGCGACCGCAGCGCCGAGCAACCGGCGCGGATGACCATCCACCGCCGCGATGGTGGCGCGCCGCAACCCCTGACGGCCGAGCGCCTGGCCACCAGCCTCAGCCGCACCGCACACTTCGTCGAAGGCACCGCGCGGTTATTTGCCGACTGGGCGCAGAGCTACTTGCCGCGTACCAACGAACTGCCGCCGGCCGACCAGGCGCTGTGTCAGCGTGTCGGCGGCGATCCCAACATCTTCTACTACCACGCCTACTGGGCCCTGAGGCCCGACGAGGTGCTGGTGATCCATCTGCCGCGGATTCCCGACTGCCGCTTCTGGAACCTGCAGATCAACAACTGGTGGATGGAGTCGCTGGACTACCGCTACCACCGCATCCACCACAACGCGCACAGCGCCACGCCGAATGCCGACGGCAGCGTCACCCTGGTGTTGAGCCACGACGACCTGCCCCACCCCAACCGGCTGGAAACCACCGGCCACGACCGCGGCACGATGTGTCTGCGCTGGGTCGGCGCGTGCGAGCCGGTGCATCCCGAAACCCGCGTGATGACGCGCGCCGCCTTTCTTGACGAGACCCGTGCATGA
- a CDS encoding peroxiredoxin family protein gives MSHFKAIFVSTFLAASAVGFLLALVQLLQAGIASAWLGTVIACAGPTLFFTRVFAFPPARTSRNLYPMLMAGIVGTALAGLIGGVGGIAFWLAFGVGVVGCLGYVFWYSRFAPPTGSVLREGATLPDFQLQENGQPVSREALTTQPALWIFFRGNWCPLCMAQIREVAAQYQALAQRGVQVLLVSPQPQGHTASLASRFQVPMRFLTDGGNAAAARLGILERGGLPAGMQMLGYDSDVPRPSVFITDAHGQVIYCDLTDNYRVRPEPQQFLAVLDRHAIV, from the coding sequence ATGAGCCATTTCAAGGCAATTTTTGTTTCGACCTTTCTGGCGGCATCGGCCGTGGGGTTTCTGCTGGCGCTGGTGCAGCTACTGCAGGCGGGCATCGCATCCGCCTGGCTGGGGACGGTGATCGCCTGCGCCGGACCGACATTGTTCTTCACCCGGGTGTTTGCCTTTCCGCCGGCGCGCACCTCCCGCAACCTCTACCCGATGCTGATGGCCGGCATTGTCGGCACGGCGCTGGCCGGTTTGATCGGGGGCGTCGGTGGCATCGCCTTCTGGCTGGCGTTCGGGGTCGGGGTGGTTGGGTGTCTCGGATACGTTTTCTGGTACTCGCGGTTTGCCCCGCCCACCGGCTCGGTACTGCGTGAAGGGGCGACACTGCCCGACTTTCAACTGCAGGAGAACGGGCAGCCCGTCAGCCGCGAGGCACTCACGACGCAGCCGGCACTGTGGATTTTCTTCCGCGGTAACTGGTGCCCGCTGTGCATGGCGCAGATCCGCGAAGTCGCAGCCCAGTATCAGGCACTGGCACAGCGCGGCGTGCAGGTGCTGCTGGTCAGCCCGCAACCGCAGGGGCACACGGCATCACTGGCGTCGCGGTTCCAGGTGCCGATGCGATTTCTGACCGATGGCGGCAATGCGGCGGCGGCCCGCCTCGGCATTCTCGAGCGTGGCGGCCTGCCGGCGGGCATGCAGATGCTGGGCTACGACAGCGACGTGCCGCGGCCCAGCGTCTTCATCACCGATGCGCACGGACAGGTGATCTATTGCGACCTGACCGACAACTATCGGGTTCGCCCGGAGCCGCAGCAGTTTCTGGCGGTGCTCGACCGCCACGCCATTGTCTGA
- a CDS encoding DUF1302 domain-containing protein produces the protein MGAAVLIALGLPGMAQAGSFKLFGLDGGYQLQGAYALATRLNAPASGIVNTPPSPEIPIPDFIKLPESNNYDDGDRNFAEGSVVNNRLSLLGEIQLSRGDYGLLVRGDAFYDFAYMRRNDNDSPMSINRTAGDPQFPFEGDLTRFSKEAKSRAGRRGRLLDAYVYGSWYFGEASALNLRVGRHIAAWGESLFFSGVALAQAPADATKATVPGADVKSILLPVNQVSMQLAINEKWTLLGQYKLEFKPVELNPVGEYFSVSDVVGPGAQFIYGIENPLYLENLEDLNLASGELAETLQLVVDLLAPGLPTGQLTQVVGNLLNLLDPLLPDIPVPGGIINQPNTPRYVNVVRQDDIVPSDHGQWGVGLKYQITPETTLGAYRLRYHNTTPAPVQNYGEALLVPGNGILQPITTGTLGLQVPVTYNIRYFDGVDLSALSFSTSLFGANVGGEVILREGVDVLVDVDGGLLGPVPTPTRAEVWQGLLSALYVLGPRFGWDALTLVGETGFVHVEDLEAACGPNGCSTDLSYTRDAWAYSILALMDFRNITAGWDLQVPMSFSAIGSGQSSLLSGLGSLMGEGDMRASIGFNFTRLQKLEMGVSYNAFLGSPQFERRPYADRDYLALTAKYRF, from the coding sequence ATGGGTGCGGCCGTGCTGATCGCACTGGGCCTTCCGGGGATGGCGCAGGCCGGGAGTTTCAAGCTGTTCGGGCTTGATGGCGGCTATCAGTTGCAAGGTGCCTACGCGCTGGCAACGCGCCTGAACGCACCCGCCTCCGGCATCGTCAATACGCCGCCGAGCCCGGAAATCCCGATTCCCGATTTCATCAAGCTGCCGGAGTCCAACAACTACGACGACGGCGATCGCAACTTCGCCGAGGGGTCGGTGGTGAACAACCGCCTGTCGCTGCTGGGCGAGATCCAGTTGAGCCGGGGTGACTACGGGCTGCTGGTGCGCGGCGACGCCTTCTACGATTTCGCCTACATGCGCCGCAACGACAACGATTCGCCGATGTCGATCAACCGCACCGCCGGTGATCCGCAGTTTCCGTTCGAGGGTGATCTCACGCGTTTCAGCAAGGAGGCCAAGAGCCGCGCCGGCCGTCGGGGCCGCCTGCTGGATGCCTACGTGTATGGCAGTTGGTACTTCGGTGAGGCGTCGGCGCTCAACCTTCGGGTCGGCCGCCATATCGCCGCCTGGGGTGAAAGCCTGTTCTTCTCCGGGGTGGCGCTGGCACAGGCGCCGGCCGATGCCACCAAGGCGACGGTGCCGGGCGCCGACGTCAAGAGCATCCTGTTGCCGGTCAACCAGGTCTCGATGCAGCTGGCAATCAACGAGAAGTGGACACTGCTGGGGCAGTACAAACTGGAGTTCAAGCCGGTGGAGCTGAACCCGGTCGGTGAATACTTCTCGGTGAGCGACGTGGTGGGCCCCGGGGCCCAATTCATCTACGGCATCGAAAATCCGCTGTATCTCGAGAACCTTGAAGATCTCAATCTCGCCTCCGGCGAGCTGGCCGAAACCCTGCAGTTGGTGGTCGACCTGCTGGCGCCGGGTCTGCCCACCGGCCAGCTCACCCAGGTGGTGGGTAACCTGCTGAACCTGCTCGACCCCCTGCTGCCGGACATTCCGGTGCCGGGCGGCATCATCAACCAGCCCAACACGCCGCGGTACGTCAACGTGGTGCGGCAGGATGACATCGTGCCCAGCGATCACGGCCAGTGGGGCGTCGGCCTGAAGTACCAGATCACGCCGGAAACCACGCTCGGGGCCTACCGCCTGCGCTACCACAACACCACGCCGGCGCCGGTCCAGAACTATGGCGAGGCGCTGCTGGTGCCGGGCAACGGCATTCTGCAGCCGATCACCACCGGCACCCTCGGGTTGCAGGTGCCGGTGACCTACAACATCCGCTACTTCGATGGGGTCGACCTGTCCGCCCTGAGCTTCTCGACCTCGCTGTTCGGCGCCAATGTCGGCGGCGAAGTGATTCTGCGGGAAGGGGTGGATGTGCTGGTCGATGTCGATGGCGGACTGCTCGGCCCGGTGCCGACACCGACCCGTGCCGAGGTCTGGCAGGGGCTGTTGTCGGCCCTCTACGTGCTTGGCCCGCGGTTTGGCTGGGATGCCCTGACGCTGGTCGGCGAGACCGGCTTCGTCCACGTCGAGGACCTGGAGGCGGCCTGCGGCCCCAACGGCTGCTCCACCGACCTGTCCTATACCCGCGATGCCTGGGCCTATTCGATCCTGGCGCTGATGGACTTCCGCAACATCACGGCCGGCTGGGACCTGCAGGTGCCGATGTCGTTCTCGGCGATCGGCAGTGGCCAGTCGTCGCTGCTGTCGGGCCTGGGCTCGCTGATGGGGGAGGGCGACATGCGCGCCAGCATCGGCTTCAATTTCACCCGCCTGCAGAAGCTCGAAATGGGGGTCAGCTACAACGCCTTTCTGGGCAGCCCGCAGTTCGAGCGCCGACCCTATGCCGACCGTGACTACCTGGCCCTGACTGCCAAGTACCGGTTCTGA
- a CDS encoding glutathione S-transferase family protein: protein MIDLYTAATPNGWKASIMLEELGVPYAVHPISLSKGEQKAPDYLALNPNGRIPTIVDRDEDDLAVFESGAILVYLAEKFGRLLPTDRAGRSRVMQWLMFQMGGIGPMQGQANVFFRYAPEKIPYAIERYQSETKRLYRVLDTRLADHEYLCDDYSIADIAHWAWVSLHFWAGVDIDDLPHLQRWLAAVRARPAVQRGIVIPHPIDLGGDGEATRKMAQSMLVTATKPAA from the coding sequence ATGATCGACCTGTATACCGCCGCCACCCCCAATGGCTGGAAGGCCTCCATCATGCTCGAGGAGCTGGGCGTGCCCTATGCGGTGCACCCCATTTCGCTGTCGAAGGGCGAGCAGAAGGCACCGGACTACCTGGCACTGAATCCGAATGGCCGTATCCCCACCATCGTCGATCGCGATGAAGATGATCTGGCGGTATTCGAGTCAGGGGCGATTCTGGTGTATCTCGCCGAGAAGTTCGGCCGGTTGCTGCCGACCGACCGCGCCGGGCGTTCACGGGTGATGCAGTGGCTGATGTTCCAGATGGGCGGCATCGGACCGATGCAGGGCCAGGCCAATGTCTTTTTCCGCTACGCGCCGGAGAAGATTCCGTATGCCATCGAGCGCTACCAGAGCGAGACCAAGCGGCTCTATCGCGTGCTCGACACCCGGCTGGCCGACCATGAATACCTGTGTGATGACTACTCGATTGCCGACATCGCGCACTGGGCCTGGGTGTCCCTGCACTTCTGGGCTGGCGTCGACATCGATGACCTGCCGCATCTGCAGCGCTGGCTGGCGGCGGTGCGGGCCCGCCCGGCGGTGCAGCGGGGCATCGTCATTCCGCACCCGATCGATCTTGGTGGAGACGGAGAGGCCACCCGAAAGATGGCGCAGTCGATGTTGGTGACGGCAACCAAGCCGGCCGCCTAG
- a CDS encoding flavin reductase family protein, translating to MTQSTAFDPKAFRQALGSFATGVTIITTRAADGTPLGLTASSFNSVSLEPPLVLWSLANNAMSFEHFRDAGHWAVHVLTADQEALSGRFARRGEDKFAGIDIEEGAGGVPLLKDCAARFQCRTASTYQGGDHLIFIGEVLAFDQSETAPLVFHGGRYAHATRRDGPGEKPRAAELAGSFGEDFLGYLLGRSHFQFFGQIRGLLAEAGLTDEAFYLLSTLTLKHVMTGAELERGMAGVLNRSACDAIGDLVARGLAEQLPETADQGVAYQLTAAGSDCALKLIAAAKALESQVLERLGAGEGAVLKSLLNRLVHAIDPGVEALWRPVD from the coding sequence ATGACGCAAAGCACCGCATTCGATCCCAAGGCGTTCCGCCAGGCCCTCGGCAGTTTTGCCACCGGGGTCACCATCATCACCACCCGGGCGGCGGACGGTACGCCGCTCGGGCTGACCGCCAGCAGCTTCAACTCGGTGTCGCTGGAGCCGCCGCTGGTGTTGTGGAGCCTCGCCAACAACGCGATGAGCTTCGAGCACTTCCGCGATGCCGGGCACTGGGCGGTGCATGTGCTGACCGCCGATCAGGAAGCCCTGTCCGGGCGTTTTGCCCGGCGCGGCGAGGACAAGTTTGCCGGCATCGACATCGAGGAGGGGGCCGGTGGCGTGCCCCTGCTCAAGGATTGCGCCGCCCGCTTCCAATGTCGGACCGCCTCGACCTATCAGGGCGGCGACCACCTCATTTTCATCGGCGAAGTGCTGGCCTTCGACCAGTCGGAAACCGCGCCGCTGGTGTTCCACGGCGGCCGCTATGCGCATGCAACCCGCCGCGACGGCCCCGGCGAAAAGCCGCGCGCCGCGGAACTGGCCGGCAGCTTCGGTGAAGACTTCCTGGGGTATCTGCTGGGCCGCAGCCACTTCCAGTTCTTCGGCCAGATTCGCGGACTGCTGGCGGAAGCCGGGCTCACCGACGAGGCGTTCTATCTGCTGTCGACCCTCACGCTCAAGCATGTGATGACGGGTGCCGAGCTGGAGCGGGGGATGGCGGGCGTGCTCAACCGCAGTGCCTGCGATGCCATTGGCGATCTGGTCGCTCGCGGCCTTGCCGAACAACTGCCGGAAACCGCGGATCAGGGCGTGGCCTACCAACTCACCGCAGCCGGCAGCGACTGTGCGCTCAAACTCATCGCCGCTGCCAAAGCACTGGAAAGCCAGGTGCTGGAGCGACTGGGCGCCGGCGAAGGCGCTGTGCTCAAGTCCCTGCTCAATCGACTGGTGCATGCAATCGACCCCGGCGTTGAGGCGCTCTGGCGACCGGTGGACTGA